The region GTTTAACATGTAAAGATTGTGGTTCATCAAAATGCGGATAAGCAATTAAAATATAAAAAAACGGAACTTTTTAGTTCCGTTTTTTTGTTTATATTTAAAATTAGAGATGAAAATTATAGTTGATAAAATAAATACGAAACCATATCATAGTTTATCGAAAAAAGATATTCAATTAATTTTAAGTAAAATACCAGTTAATTGGGTACATAATTTTACTATATTTAAAATTTCTGCTCAATTATTTACGAGTAGTGGTTGGGATAGGCCGGTTATAATGAATGTGAGTAAAAGAACTTTTAATATTTTATCACGAGGGTTAAAGAAAAATGATATAATAAAAGAGCTACTTATTGAGGTTTTTCTTTATTACACAAATATCAACTCCCAAGCCCAAGGGCATAAATTAACTAATAAACAACGTAAAGAGTTTGAGGGAATAATAGCTCCATTTTATGAAGAAATTCTAAAAGATATTTAAACAATTTAAAATATAAAAAAGTCAATGCATTAAACATTGACTTTTTTATATAATTTATGATTTTTTTCTACGTTTGTTTTGCCAAATTATAAACCCCGTAATTGGTAACGAAGCACAAATTAACGCCGCAAAAAAAGCAATTAATTTAGTTGTAAAACCACCAATGTTACCCGTATGTAAATCGTAATTATAAGAAGTAATTTTAGTACCTAAACTTAAATTTTTGTATGATTTAATATTAATTATTTGACCACTTGTTTGGTTTATATAATACCAAAAAAAAGCACTAGTTTTACCTTTTTGTAAACGGACTTGAAAATCATGTGGTTCGTTTTTATCTTTTAAACGAATAGAAATTTGGCTTGCATTTACATGATTTTGTAATATATATGCTAATCCGTTATTTAAGCTATTTGCTTCTTTTTGTGGAATAAATTCATACGAGTAGCTTTTTACTTTTTTATTTGATTGGAATACATCAAAACTTTTAGTCACTACATTTTTAAAATCAGGAAAAGCAAAAATCAATCCTGTAAAACAAAAAATTAAAACAAAAGGCAGTATGTAAAAACCTAAAACGTTGTGTAAATCATAATTCAAACGTTTAATTTTTGCGTTTGTTTTTATTGTAAAAGCTTGTTTTAAATTTCGTTTTTTTAGATTTTTAGGTATCCATAAGCACAAACCACTTAAACCAATAATTACAAAAAGCAAAGTTGCAATACCAACAATTAGCGAACCGTATTTTTTACCTAAAAGTAAATTCATGTGTATTTGTAGTACAATATTAAAAAACTCCTTTTTTGAATTTTCAAAATGTTGCACTTCGCCAGTATAAGGATTTAAAAATACCTGTTTATGATATACATGGTAATTTGTATAAAACAAAGCATTATTGTTGGTTTTTAGTGCTTTAAAAACCCAAGTTCTGTTTTTTTGAGGGAAAACTTCAACCCGAGAAATTATTTGGTTATTAGGTAATGCTTTTTCTGCAATTGCAATTAAAGAAGTAAGTTCAATTGGCTTATTTTTATTATGATTTTCAGATATAATAAAATATTTTTCAGGATAAAATAAAACCTTTAAATCGTCTTGAAAAACATATAAACAGCCAGAAATACTTACAAGTAAAACAATGCTACCTGTAAGTATTCCTAACCATTTGTGAAGCCAATTTATTTTTTTTCTCAAATTATATTAAAATTTGTATTGTAAATTTAAACTAGTAGTTATACCGTTACCTAAAACATATTCTGCATCAAGTGCACGGTATTGGCTAACAGTAGGGTAGTAATAGTTGTTTAAAAGATTTTCTACACCTAAACTAACAGTCCAATTTGTTTTAAAAGCATAACTTCCTGAAAAATTAATTGTTTGAACCGCTTTTATTGGTCCTTCGCTATTATTATATTTCCCTTTTTCATTCTTTTCAAAACGATTTCTAGCATCGGTATGTAACCATGAAAGTTGCAAATTTAAGTTATTTATTGGTGAATAGTTTACATAAGCAACTGCTTTTGCTGGTGCAATTCTAGATCCATTTAAATATACTTTAGATCCGTCGTCAAAAGTAGCTTTTCCTTCAACAAACGAATAATTTCCACCAAAACTAAGTTTGTCATTTGTAAAATAATCTAAAGCAATTTCAAAGCCATATACACGTTCAGGTTCGCGTTGTGGGGTTAAATATCCACCTACATCAACTAGATTTACACCTAATTTAGAAGTGCTTATAAAATATGCTGCCGAAAAGTTAAATTTAGAAAAACGACTACTAAAACCTGCTTCGTAATTGTTTGTTATGATAGGGTCGGTAGCTAAACTTTCAATTGTGTTTTCAGTCGCTTTACGTAAAATTCTACCTAATTCATTAATTGCAAATCCTTGTGAAAAACTTACAAAAGGGTTAAAATAAGCATATTTTTTATAACGTAAACCAGCGTTAAACATTGTTGCTTCGTAAGGTATTTTTCCACCTTGAACAAAAATACTTCCTTCGTTATTTGGTCCGGTAGCAATTGTTTGGTAATCTTTTACATTTACAGTTGCATTTTCGTAACGCACGCCTCCTTTAAAAATTAAATGATCAAAAAAGTCTATTCTAACTTGGGCATAAGGCGCAATATTTGCCATATCCATTTTTGGAATATACACACGACCATCAACTAAATCTTGGTAAGTCACGTCGTTTAAAACATCTAATCCATACGTTAAATCAATTGGAAATTTGGTATTAATAGGTGTGTTTAAATTAATACGCAATCCTTTTTTATTTGAGTTAATTTTAGTTTGACCAGCACCATACCAAGCACTTGAATTGGCAACGTATCTGTTCATTGATCGAAACGAATTTACATAAGCGGTAACATCTAATTTAGTGGTATTAAATAGATTATCTTTTGTAAACGTAAACATAAAATTGTGGTTGTAAGGCGTTCCAGCATTTTCACCAGGTTCTGTACCTTTTATACCAACTGTAGGTGTTTGACCATAAACGCCTGTTTTGCTAATGTATTTTGCTTTTTGTGTACTGCCGTAATAATTGTAAAGCATTGTTAAGTTGGTATGATCGGTAAAATCATATCCTAATTTTGTAAAACCATTTATTTGATTAGTGTTTGATAAGCCATCGGTTTGCCCTAAAGGTTCACCTTTAGCATCACGTTGTAAGCCTGTATAGGCATATGATGCGCCAGCAACATAACTGAATTTATTTTTACGACCGTTAAAGTACTGTGATGCGCGATAGCCTAGCGTTTCATTTCCATGAATTGGATTAAAATTTGTACCTAAAATTGACGTTCCGTGAAAACTATTTGTTTTTGGATTTTTTTTAGTAATATAGTTAATAATACCGCCACCAGAACCGTTTCCGTAAATTGAAGTTGCTCCTTTTATAATTTCAACACGTTCAATAGCTTGTGCGTCAATAGTTCTTATGTCTCGTTGCCCGTTCATTAGTGGTGTAGATTGTGGTACCCCATCAATTAAAACCAAAACTTGTCGTCCGCGTAACGTTTGTCCTGCATTTGTTGCTTTGTTTGTTGTTGTACCTAAACCAGGAACTAAATTTCCTAAAATAGATGATAAGTTGTTTGATATGGCACTTTGCAACGCAATATCTTCTTCATTTAAAATTGTAATCGATGAAGGTACGGTAGTTATATGTTCGGGTTTTCTACCAACTGTAACCACTATTTCATCTAAATTAGTACTTTGATTTTCAAGTACAATAACATACTCGTTAATGTCGTTTATCGATCCAAATAAAAAGTAAGTATCGCTATAATTTGGTGCCGAAACAATAACAGAATTATCTAAAATCTTAGCAGCATCTAGCTGCGCTTCTCCTTTTTCGTTGGTAAGTGCAATAACTTCATTTCCAGATGAAACGGTAGCATTTGCAATTGCCGTTTTTAAGTTGTTTTCAACTTTAATTTTTACTGTTTGTGCAATTATAACTTGTGTGAAGAACAAAACTATAATCGAAATAATAAATCGCAATTTCATTTTATATTAATTTAGACTGAATCTATTGGCAAATGTAAGCTGTAATGTAGAATTGTTCCAAATAAAAATAGATAAAAATAAACGTTTAATTTTAATTTAAAATTTAATAGTTTGTAAATCAGTAAGTAGGGTGTTTTAAAAAATCTGACTTCAACCAATAAAAGTTTTTATACAGCAATGCTTTTGCTTGGGCAATTTTTCTTAAATTTGCAAACTGAAATCTTTAACTATATGATGTTAGATCGTTTACAATATGTAA is a window of Myroides sp. JBRI-B21084 DNA encoding:
- a CDS encoding PepSY-associated TM helix domain-containing protein: MRKKINWLHKWLGILTGSIVLLVSISGCLYVFQDDLKVLFYPEKYFIISENHNKNKPIELTSLIAIAEKALPNNQIISRVEVFPQKNRTWVFKALKTNNNALFYTNYHVYHKQVFLNPYTGEVQHFENSKKEFFNIVLQIHMNLLLGKKYGSLIVGIATLLFVIIGLSGLCLWIPKNLKKRNLKQAFTIKTNAKIKRLNYDLHNVLGFYILPFVLIFCFTGLIFAFPDFKNVVTKSFDVFQSNKKVKSYSYEFIPQKEANSLNNGLAYILQNHVNASQISIRLKDKNEPHDFQVRLQKGKTSAFFWYYINQTSGQIINIKSYKNLSLGTKITSYNYDLHTGNIGGFTTKLIAFFAALICASLPITGFIIWQNKRRKKS
- a CDS encoding TonB-dependent receptor, which codes for MKLRFIISIIVLFFTQVIIAQTVKIKVENNLKTAIANATVSSGNEVIALTNEKGEAQLDAAKILDNSVIVSAPNYSDTYFLFGSINDINEYVIVLENQSTNLDEIVVTVGRKPEHITTVPSSITILNEEDIALQSAISNNLSSILGNLVPGLGTTTNKATNAGQTLRGRQVLVLIDGVPQSTPLMNGQRDIRTIDAQAIERVEIIKGATSIYGNGSGGGIINYITKKNPKTNSFHGTSILGTNFNPIHGNETLGYRASQYFNGRKNKFSYVAGASYAYTGLQRDAKGEPLGQTDGLSNTNQINGFTKLGYDFTDHTNLTMLYNYYGSTQKAKYISKTGVYGQTPTVGIKGTEPGENAGTPYNHNFMFTFTKDNLFNTTKLDVTAYVNSFRSMNRYVANSSAWYGAGQTKINSNKKGLRINLNTPINTKFPIDLTYGLDVLNDVTYQDLVDGRVYIPKMDMANIAPYAQVRIDFFDHLIFKGGVRYENATVNVKDYQTIATGPNNEGSIFVQGGKIPYEATMFNAGLRYKKYAYFNPFVSFSQGFAINELGRILRKATENTIESLATDPIITNNYEAGFSSRFSKFNFSAAYFISTSKLGVNLVDVGGYLTPQREPERVYGFEIALDYFTNDKLSFGGNYSFVEGKATFDDGSKVYLNGSRIAPAKAVAYVNYSPINNLNLQLSWLHTDARNRFEKNEKGKYNNSEGPIKAVQTINFSGSYAFKTNWTVSLGVENLLNNYYYPTVSQYRALDAEYVLGNGITTSLNLQYKF